The DNA segment TGGATAGTGAGCGTGAATTGGGAGAACTTCTCGGCCATCTGATAGCTTGGCACTGTAAGCTGATACTTAAGCGTGCCCACGTAACGTCAATTCAATGGAACCCCGAAACACCTGAGTGCCAATCGTGAGCGTAATTCCGTCAGCAATCGATATCGTTCTCACCCATATCAGATCGGCTATAACAGATTTTTAGCAGAATTTTGTCCGGCATTTTAAACGCGGACATACAGGTTTGCGTTAGGCCTTTTGTATGAGTACGATGGCGTGTCTTGATCAACGCAGGAATCACTATGGTCACTAATCCAACATGAaaatagcatatatcccgagatttatccgaattgttcttgcgtggcctgtggtgaggtagctacgttgccgcatatgctctgggagtgcgggtcgctgggcctgaagttcaccaaggaagagtgggacgcgctcctgcgaagtcccgtctttgaggaccaaatcctggccgtccagcgcgcccgcgatcgggccggcagactagatctgtcagttcCGTCGTgcgattagccgggtgcgcgttttatcgcgctttgctggaccaaataaaagtttattcgctcgctcgctcactcactcactcactcactcactcactcactcactcactcactcactcactcactcactcactcactcactcactcacgtaaGCTTCCTGATTCAGCCCCGCGTCTCTTTGCCGTGTAAAGCAGTATAATATACATGCAATGGGCATCGCATAGAAAGAATGCGACGGCTTTTTCTGGCAACAGAATTTCAACAAAACTGGTATAGGTGCATCGGAGAGGACGGACCTAGAAAGatcgaacaaaaaaaattgttttatatCTTTATCACCTTGCGGCTTATAACGACATGGTGTTATTACAAACcaaaaattttcttttatttgaggACAAAAGCTGAACGTAACAAACTAGTAGCGTATATTGTATCTACAGATAGGTTTGGATGGCTTTCGAGTTCAAGAAAACCATTCACGCCGTTACCATTGAATCACTGCATTTTGAACTACTCATTGCTGCTGAGCAACAGCTATAGGCGAACTATACAGGGACAGAAATTCGATAAAGGCATATCCGTGAGACGAGTGTTTGTTTTTGCACAGATGATCTTCGAGGCCGATTGTATAGAGACTCAAACATGCCCGCACGGATCGCACTGAGTGCTCCGTCCGGATCAAGCAAGAACTTCCGCCATGTCTAGTTGAGTCGCTCCTATACGTCTCACAAAACGATTTTCAGcgtagaagacgccacgtcatacCAAGTAGACCATGCAACACAAGAGCAACCACTATCCACTCAACTGCGACCGAGCACACAGTGCAACGCACTGCATTCGCGAAAGCCAGTGTGGCGGCGAAGTTAGACAGCTCATATTGATAGCTGCACTGCGCACGCATATAATGTATATATTAGAGGGGATTTCTTAAAAAATAACATTTATTATAAATAAATGAGATCACGAAGAGTGCCTTGCGCAATCAGcctgaataatatatatatatatatatatatatatatatatatatatatatatatatatatagaaagaagaTACGAACGAATAAACAAGTGACCTAAATATTAATGAAATAGATGCGATTAGGAAAGAAATTTTTGCATGACAAAGTTAAGAACCAGGGCGGACATGGTGGTCACCGTagaagaagacggagaagttcagtGCGCGTATAGTCACGTGTTTTCTTCGTCATTCGAAACGCGTGCACCCGCCGCACGTTCGCTTCCTTTGTTTCAGTCAAGGAGCGTTCCAGAGGCTTACGTCGTCCCGCTACCACCAGTTCGTTCGTGCGCCTTTCTGGAACGCAGAGAACCTAGGTAAGTATAACGTTATTATTTCATCCTTTCCGCCCTGTCGCCGCAACTTTCAGGCATACGGCCTTGATAGTGTGTTCAATGCACACATTACATACAATTGACGAGGACCAAACAGGCCAACTTTGCGCCTCGCTCGAACGCGGAAAGACTGCCTGAAGGGAATCTGCTCTCAAACATCAGTAGTACTAAAAGAAGTACGTTTACGGGCTTTATTTCTTCTGAATTGATGCTGGCTTTTTATTAGGCAGGTCTCTCTAGTTCTTCAGCTCGAAATTTCAAGCCGACGTTGTACACTAGTGCGTCGACGAGTGAAGGCGCCGTGTGGCGCTGTGTACCGAACCCAAACGAAACGCGCGGAACTGTAGCGCGAGGAAGGAATCTAGTTCCACGCGCTTATCGCTTGCATTCATATATTTCCAGCGCTAACTTGTAGACACAAGAAGAAGCGAAGTAGACGGGGCGAGACTTCATCCCGTCTACTTCGTTCGTTTCTTTGTGTGCGTTTCTTCAAGCTTGCGCTGGAAATATGTGAATGCATATGCTCTAGCAACCACCGAGCCCGATTCACCGCCATGGCACTTATCGTGCCGCGCCACTTGAACGTACAGGATACAGTAACGGGGAGCGTGTACGCTGCCGCTCTGTCCCTTATCTTTGTCGAGTCCGCAGTTTTACGCCACGAAATTGACCGCGCCGTATTTGAAGGTTGGACGAAGGTAGGAACTGATTTCAACCGTGTAACACGCGTCACCCTTAGagctcacactaggccgacccgacaccgatttcgctctgccgactgtcggcgacagcgtctTTTaacttcgtgtcggcgcctctatATATAGCTGTCACGCCGTACCGAAGCCGACAATCTGCCTGCGGTCGGCGGAtagctcggcgtcggtacagtgtgacagaggcgccgacacgaaggtaaaaaacgCGGTCGCCGACAGTCGGCCGAGCGAAATCGGTGTCGGCTCGGCCTAGCGTGAGTGAGCCTTTATATGATCTGAGTATCGTGGCGAACGGACTCTGAGCATGCGAATTCTGCGAAGCACATTGCAAGCGACACCGGGCTTCGCTCTTGGACGCTCTCGTCTGTCCTTTGTGGTCCAATACTAGACGCAGATCTGGCGCACAGGTTTGGCGAAACTTGTTCACCTTTTGAATGATAGCAGTTCAtgtagaaaaaaacaaacaaaagaaagaacgctcTCGCCGTGTTTAGAAATCCTTGCTGCAAACCCTTAGTTCACTTTCGGTTTGGGGTACCGCTTCTGGGGTCCTAATCTCAACACCGTTTTACACGATAGCTCCGTACACGACTGGTGAACCTGAATCCAGAATTGGCCCTGAAGTTTGACTGTTTACCGTGAACTATCCCTCACCTTTTGCCACACAATACAAAGTGCGTTCAAATAATACGTCGTAGATACTACTACACGAGCCGGCTACTTCTGTCTTATTTTGGGCATGAATTTTCGTCCTAGTAACGGTTCTTGCAGCGTAAGCACACTTTACAAGTCTTGCAAAAAGTGGCGCTTGGAATCCATAGAATTTGGacattaaaaattaaaataaattatggggttttacgtgccaaaaccactttctgattatgaggcacgccgtagtgggggactccagcaattttgaccacccggggttctttaacgtgcacctaaatttaagtacacgggtgttttcgcccccatcgaaatgcagccgccgtggccgggattcgatcccgcgacctcgtgctcagcagcccaacaccatagccactaagcaatcacggcgaaTAAGTTGGACATGGCCAATGGGAATATAGGTAGCTTCCAATTGTAAGGTAAAATTTCGTCCGTTctgtatttcctttatttcacatTTATCTCCACAGCACGGCTGCTGTTACCACATTCCCTTGCTCTCGAACATGCGGCTCGCTGCGTAGGAAAAGCCGAGTCATGCGACAGCAATAATGAAATAAGGAAGTGAATCCATACGAACTATCTAAATCCAACGTAGCTCTAAGCAATAAGACGCACTGTAATAAAATTTGTTTTCCATGTTTCAGGCAAGGCAGACCGAACTATCCTGTCAGAAATGCACGGTCAACCAGCGAGGCATCAGTTCAATGCACACTCGCAACACAAACGAAGTAGACCGCTGCCGGCATTAAATAACCAGCATGAAAACAAAGGACATCGGAACGGGGCCGAGTACACTTTCGGGGAGAAACTCATGCCCTCGCCGGCTACAATACCAACGCCCTTGGTTCACCTAAGGCCTTCGCTTTACGCTGACTTCCCGGATCTATTGTTTCCACTCGGCCAGCATGTCTCCGCCGTCGGACAACGTGGCAGCACCTCCGGAGCGATGAACCCGACCGAGTACGTCGAGAACGGCGAGCCCGAGACGCAAGTCATACGCGATGTCTATGACTGCGGCATCGAGATGACCCAGCCGTTGGAGCACACTTCGTCCCCGCTGTGTTCGGAGGAAGAAGGAAGCACCGCGAGTGAGTCGGGCTCCAGTGCCTACGATGCGACCCTGCATGTGATGAACACCAAGGACCACCATTACGGGCAACAGGACCAGGCGGCCACTGGCAGCACTGAGGGCTGCAATAAGGAGCAGCTGGGCCCGTATGACACCAAGGAAAAGATGCTGGATGGGGCTCTAACACGCCTGTTGCGGTTGCGGCACAATTTCAGTGTTCCCGAGACACTCAACACGCCTGAAAACCTCAGTGGACAAAGCCCTTACTGCGCTCAGCTTAGCCAAGATCTACACAGCGTCCACCAGCTGTTTGGGCGACCGCAACCACGCGTGTCGTCGGCGACCACAACTGCGTGCGTGGGAGTCATGCTGACGCCTCCGGACGACGGGCTCCTCTGTCTGGTCAGTGGGACAGGAACCGTTTCGACGATGGAGCGATTTGACCGCGTGTGTCGTCACACACAGTTACTCGTGTCCCTCTTCATTTCCGAGCAAGCCGTCGCGTGTTTCAACCAGTACCGCCAGGTCGCCAGTCACAGGAGGCGTACAGCCACTCGAAACGGCAAGGAAGTCTGTTTGATCGCTAGTATGGCCATCCATCGGTCGCCGGTCGGCGACGTCCGGGTTCATCGCGGCCCCTGCAAGAGAACAATGCGGATGTCCCCCTCGGCGGTAACTAGGCTGGCGACCAGGCCATTCTTCAACACGACCATCACCTATACGGCCTCGGCAAGTTCTCCGTTCGCGCGTGTGAGAAAAGCCTGGACGCCAGCACAGAGCAGGTAGCTCTGAGAAACGGCCAGCAGAAACGGCAGCCAGCGAGCGGTTTTGACATCCGAGGCCGTCTGGTGCTGCTTTGATGCTGTGCGTCATGATGACTGACGTGGGACCGAGTCAAACTCGGCAATTTTACTtgtatttacattttttttttcgacagaaCGAAGCTAATTGGTCTTCGGCCATCTGTGTGTAATTAAATATTTAAGTGCACATGTGTGTCCTTTTGGTCATGAATGTAATCTTTTGACCTGCAGCTTGGACGAATGAACGCGACAGCTCACTTCTGCTCAAGTGCGGCTGCGGCGGCCATCTGACAAGAGTTTCTTGAAGACGCAGTTAAAACATGCTTGTTCCGATTTTTGTTGGCGCATTTGTTGCTTAATGTCCCCATGCGCTTTCTTTACATAGTTAAACCATAAACACGTCTCGAAGTTAGAGCCTCGTGGCACAAGGAAACGCAAAAATGAAACCACCTCGAAGTCATTATTCTTGAAATATTTTTTGAAAGAAAAACCGGACTAATGTAAATAAAACATAGAGACTGCGTTTGTATACGTCTCTATTCTCAAATACTTAGTCGTCCTTTCATTACTCTGTTAGACAAGAAAACTGAATGGGTGCTGCATGCCCATGCGCGCGGTGTGATCCCCAAAGGAAAGATGGAATTGCCCGTTCCTTGCTGATACGATTATTATTCAAATTTTGAAAGAGCGTCAGGTAAATACGACCTTTACAAAAGATTTCCTAAACAAGTGCTCTAAACCGTTATATGGCCATTATGAGCTATATTTCCCAGTGTCGCGAGAGAATTCAACGTCACACCGAGTTTGCATTCGGTGAAAACAGAGGGTCATGTTAAATGTGAAGCGAAACTTCAGCGTTGATGGCTTGATTATGCGTTTTGCAAATAACTACTTAACCGTCTTCTTACGCCTTATACGATGTTCGTAGTCAGTTTCCCCGGTGTATTTGGTGAATTAATTGAGTTACTTTGTTTATAGTGTCTGAAATAAGGAGTATGTTATGGTAATGTGCAGGCGGCATACAAAGTTGAGAACATGCCAATCGCATCTGCAAGATTCTGCGTTCTGAGCTCTTCACTCCATCAAAAATTTCATTAAGTGCTCGAATGCGTTGTGCGGCTGCTATACGCTGTGTTTATCAATGTCCCGAAAAGACTCTACGTCACAACGTGCTTACATTTGGTGACATTTCGGGGCGCGTTAGGTGCAATGTGCGGTGAACGCTGGCGTTTCCAAATTAATAAGTGGCTTTGCAAAAAATTAATGAGCCGTCGTTTTCTCCCTATTTCCATGTGTTATGTAAAGCGCCTGTGGTGTGTCCTCGATACATAAACGAGTCACCTTGCTTATATTTCGTGGTTGTAGGGGGAAAGTTATCGGTGATGTGTAGGCCAAGTTCAAAGTGTATCTTTCAATTACAGCATAAATATTTAGCTCGTCGTCCAGGGATAACTATAAGCTACTGACATAAAATTTGGTTTGAAAGCGTTATAGTGAGTGGGAAACAGTTCCAACGTGTCAGTTACACGCGGGAAACGTTTAAAAGTGCGTGGTTTTTTACAAGCGATTAATAATTACAATGCGTGTGCTCGAAAGAGAAAGCGTCGCTAAGAATTGGGTCACGATTCCGCAAGGTCGCAGAAGTCTGCTGTCCTTTTGTTTTTAATTGTggaaaaattaacctgcagactTTTGTGATTCCTTCGGCGGAGTCGTTTTCAATTGACGACGCGTGAAATAGGCGTGAAATACCCGTGTCTGAACGTCATTGCTACTCTTCAGACTGGGCAGCGCTATCGACTCATGAAGTAACTGCTTAATTAGTTACCTTTATCAGTAATGGAAACATCGCCGCTTACGTACAGAGGTCTATGCTAGTTGTGCGGTTTGTTATGCGGCTTGTTTTATGCGCTTCGCTGCGGACATTACATGTCTGAACAATTCCACTCAGCAAGCACGTAATTAACTGGAGCTTACTAATTAGGCTTGCAACAGCAACTTTGGAACATGTTGTAATGCGAAATTGAAGCTACTTAGTACGCAGCTCATACCAATTCGCTAGCAAACTCTTACCTTGCGCCCCTTTCGCGAAACGTGTCCTGAAGATATGCGGCGTGTTGGATTGGTGCTCTATATAACAATTATCGTGAGGGCATTTCTCGCGTTAACTACTAATGCGGCTACAGCGGATTAAGGTTCTGGCAGTGCCAAGAATAATGCTAGTTTCTTTGTATGCACGCCATCTGTTCGACAGCCTGCATATCATTCCACAACCTACTCCAAGCAATCATGTATTTTAGGATGTAGTTATCTTAGCCATTTATGTTGATTTGATTGATTTCAGTTGATTTAATTTGGGACCTCTTGTAACCTGTAGATaaagaagacacacacacacacacacacacacacacacacacacacacacacacacacacacacacacacacacacacacacacacacacgcacacacacacacacacacacacacacacacacacacacacacacacacacacacacacacacacacacgcacgcacgcacacacacgcacgcacgcacgcacacacgcacacacacgcacacaaacacaaacacagacacacaaacacacacacacacacacacacacacacatgccatCTTTGTCACATTGCCTTCATCATTTCGTCGGCgtcattctttcttttcctcgttATCTCATTGCCGTCACTgcgtcatcgtcatgccgtcgtcgttatgcCGTCATGCTCAGGGCCGACCTTGGCgagcgagtgtcatagcaaagtgggccAAAAGTAGCCAAATCAGCGGAAGTTTCAGAATGACCATGCGCGTGTTTTCAGCAATACGGTGCGTCGCTAcactgcttgaatgctaatcgcattacctccgacagtcatcgtgagatgggttctgccggaatttttttttctgtttttattcagGCGCATACGATTTTCTCTCCTCATTATCTTCGCTTTTccctctctcttctctcatccCAACGCTTATTAGCAGGCTGGAATATCGTAATTAGCTATGCTGACCCCACAGCTTATCTCTTATAATAAATCTTTCTCTTCTCTCCTGGGAACCCTGCCAGAATAACTGCAACATTTGCAGCACTTCGGATAAAGAAAAAGCTTGCTGTCACTATAGCCTGTCTGTGTCGGACTTTTTTCATTCCTTTTAAGTTACGACATAATGCCACACTTACGTGGTTATCTTTTTCGATGGTAACCGTACTTCACTAGATTACTACTTATTGATTCATTATGGCTAGGCGCGAGACACACGTACTGTACTCGAAATTTCCTGGATGATGTCGCCTATTCTGTAGCAGAAGACTGGAGACTGGAGAAGATTGTCTAATCATATTGCGCGCACGAGGCGAATAGTGCTGTGCATTATCGAATGTATGCGAGCTGTagcgaccagctcaagctgatctaGAGAGCTGaaaagatggcaagagccagcgaaCCTCTGGACTAGGGGCCTCGACCATTAGCGATTATTCTGGTTactctttcaataaagtttatctatcctatcctatcctatcctatcctatcctatcctatcctatcctatcctatcctatcctatcctatcctatctaGAATGTTCTGCGCATAATGTATAAATAGCGGGTGGAGTTGACCCTTGAGATTTCGAATGACTGCGCTCGCCGATATCGCTGTGCTTGGAAATTTGTTCGTTTAAGTGGccacaagttcgtccaataaaataATAAACTTTTACCTCAAGCTTCACCATCGCTATACA comes from the Dermacentor variabilis isolate Ectoservices chromosome 2, ASM5094787v1, whole genome shotgun sequence genome and includes:
- the LOC142572628 gene encoding uncharacterized protein LOC142572628, with product MHGQPARHQFNAHSQHKRSRPLPALNNQHENKGHRNGAEYTFGEKLMPSPATIPTPLVHLRPSLYADFPDLLFPLGQHVSAVGQRGSTSGAMNPTEYVENGEPETQVIRDVYDCGIEMTQPLEHTSSPLCSEEEGSTASESGSSAYDATLHVMNTKDHHYGQQDQAATGSTEGCNKEQLGPYDTKEKMLDGALTRLLRLRHNFSVPETLNTPENLSGQSPYCAQLSQDLHSVHQLFGRPQPRVSSATTTACVGVMLTPPDDGLLCLVSGTGTVSTMERFDRVCRHTQLLVSLFISEQAVACFNQYRQVASHRRRTATRNGKEVCLIASMAIHRSPVGDVRVHRGPCKRTMRMSPSAVTRLATRPFFNTTITYTASASSPFARVRKAWTPAQSR